The following are encoded in a window of Falco biarmicus isolate bFalBia1 chromosome 8, bFalBia1.pri, whole genome shotgun sequence genomic DNA:
- the CNPPD1 gene encoding protein CNPPD1 isoform X1 — protein sequence MRTPPGGGRDRPRVRPGEREGGRAAQARGGPRPLHRKRKAGGSAWPGSGFAASALVTGPGLGPGGDRHCVLREAPVPVGRRRGPGSPGEDPAAPRGTRQPRPGGGRDGAGRAAAGRGGHLLPQRIPGVHDIAVELLQKVAPSPIRRLQKKYVSRVSREACISPCSMMLALVYIERLRHRNPEYLQQISSSDLFLISMMVASKYLYDEGEEEEVFNDEWGAAGKVDVQTMNTLEMNFLSAIDWSLYTDPRELFEVLSWLEGRVAERQGMWRGWFTYTDLCVLMEQSMWQHVLGQFYQQVVKLACLLGVVYLTGFAAIFASVTVVHRSVCVRSVSPAGPRPALFPEEGSCQLDAQPAPAPEQPQPELPDIALASSTHCLGENKTTEEPRCGGVTATALYLWSSVMTALSYPKVPDKHLPPQHRSPLQGHFQRVPTACERSNRTAPAAAPGQPGPFGLAVLPASPVLHCHACSAGVGPTWDAAPNRKDWLDPLGLRQCSLHTAMDLSRIKSFIFPS from the exons ATGCGCACCCcgcccggcggcgggagggACCGGCCGCGCGTGCGCCCCGGGGAGCGCGAGGGGGGGCGCGCGGCGCAGGCGCGCGGCGGGCCACGCCCCCTGCACCGGAAGAGGAAGGCGGGCGGCAGCGCTTGGCCTGGCAGCGGCTTCGCGGCCTCCGCTCTGGTCACCGGGCCCGGCCTTGGCCCCGGAGGGGACCGGCATTGCGTCCTCCGAGAGGCTCCGGTACCCGTCGGGCGCCGGAGAGGGCCTGGTAGCCCCGGAGAGGATCCGGCTGCCCCAAGGGGAACCCGGCAGCCCCgccccgggggcgggcgggaTGGAGCTGGACGGGCTGCTGCTGGACGAGGAGGGCACCTTCTCCCTCAGCGGATTCCAGGAGTTCACG ATATTGCCGTGGAGTTGCTGCAGAAAGTGGCTCCCAGCCCTATCCGCAGACTCCAGAAGAAATACGTGTCCCGTGTATCTCG GGAAGCTTGCATCTCACCCTGTTCCATGATGCTGGCGCTGGTTTACATTGAGAGACTCCGGCACCGGAACCCAGAATACCTCCAGCAGATCTCATCTTCAGACCTCTTTCTGATCTCCATG ATGGTGGCTAGTAAGTACCTGTATGAtgagggtgaggaggaggaggtgttCAACGACgagtggggagcagcagggaaggtggATGTCCAGACCATGAACACACTGGAGATGAACTTCCTAAGCGCCATT GATTGGAGTCTCTACACAGATCCCCGGGAGCTGTTTGAAgtgctgagctggctggaagGACG tgtgGCAGAAAGGCAGGGCATGTGGCGTGGCTGGTTCACCTACACGGATCTGTGTGTCCTCATGGAGCAGTCCATGTGGCAGCATGTGCTGGGACAGTTCTACCAGCAAGTGGTGAAG CTGGCCTGCCTCCTGGGTGTGGTGTACCTGACCGGCTTTGCTGCCATCTTCGCCTCTGTCACTGTGGTGCACCGGTCTGTGTGCGTGAGGAGCGTCAGCCCTGCAGGCCCCCGACCTGCGCTGTTCCCCGAGgagggcagctgccagctggatgcccagccagccccagctccagagcagccccagcctgagCTGCCTGACATCGCCCTAGCCAGCAGCACCCATTGCCTGGGAGAGAATAAGACAACCGAGGAGCCTCGTTGTGGGGGTGTGACGGCAACTGCGCTTTACCTGTGGAGCAGTGTGATGACGGCTCTATCCTACCCGAAGGTGCCTGACAAGCACCTCCCACCCCAACACAGGAGCCCCCTGCAAGGCCACTTCCAGAGAGTACCCACTGCCTGTGAGAGATCTAACCGTACcgcccctgctgcagccccaggccaGCCTGGCCCCTTCGGACTTGCTGTGCTTCCAGCTTCTCCGGTGCTCCACTGCCATGCCTGCTCTGCTGGTGTGGGCCCCACGTGGGATGCAGCCCCCAACCGAAAGGACTGGCTGGACCCCCTGGGGCTGAGGCAGTGCTCCTTGCATACTGCCATGGATCTCAGTAGAATCAAGAGCTTCATTTTTCCCAGCTAG
- the CNPPD1 gene encoding protein CNPPD1 isoform X2 has product MELDGLLLDEEGTFSLSGFQEFTFLPRHQQLSERVRKRLYYGWEKDCSLDNLSSPVADIAVELLQKVAPSPIRRLQKKYVSRVSREACISPCSMMLALVYIERLRHRNPEYLQQISSSDLFLISMMVASKYLYDEGEEEEVFNDEWGAAGKVDVQTMNTLEMNFLSAIDWSLYTDPRELFEVLSWLEGRVAERQGMWRGWFTYTDLCVLMEQSMWQHVLGQFYQQVVKLACLLGVVYLTGFAAIFASVTVVHRSVCVRSVSPAGPRPALFPEEGSCQLDAQPAPAPEQPQPELPDIALASSTHCLGENKTTEEPRCGGVTATALYLWSSVMTALSYPKVPDKHLPPQHRSPLQGHFQRVPTACERSNRTAPAAAPGQPGPFGLAVLPASPVLHCHACSAGVGPTWDAAPNRKDWLDPLGLRQCSLHTAMDLSRIKSFIFPS; this is encoded by the exons aTGGAGCTGGACGGGCTGCTGCTGGACGAGGAGGGCACCTTCTCCCTCAGCGGATTCCAGGAGTTCACG TTCTtgcccaggcaccagcagctgAGCGAGAGAGTGCGGAAGCGGCTCTATTATGGCTGGGAGAAAGACTGCAGCCTGGATAATCTCTCTAGCCCCGTGGCAG ATATTGCCGTGGAGTTGCTGCAGAAAGTGGCTCCCAGCCCTATCCGCAGACTCCAGAAGAAATACGTGTCCCGTGTATCTCG GGAAGCTTGCATCTCACCCTGTTCCATGATGCTGGCGCTGGTTTACATTGAGAGACTCCGGCACCGGAACCCAGAATACCTCCAGCAGATCTCATCTTCAGACCTCTTTCTGATCTCCATG ATGGTGGCTAGTAAGTACCTGTATGAtgagggtgaggaggaggaggtgttCAACGACgagtggggagcagcagggaaggtggATGTCCAGACCATGAACACACTGGAGATGAACTTCCTAAGCGCCATT GATTGGAGTCTCTACACAGATCCCCGGGAGCTGTTTGAAgtgctgagctggctggaagGACG tgtgGCAGAAAGGCAGGGCATGTGGCGTGGCTGGTTCACCTACACGGATCTGTGTGTCCTCATGGAGCAGTCCATGTGGCAGCATGTGCTGGGACAGTTCTACCAGCAAGTGGTGAAG CTGGCCTGCCTCCTGGGTGTGGTGTACCTGACCGGCTTTGCTGCCATCTTCGCCTCTGTCACTGTGGTGCACCGGTCTGTGTGCGTGAGGAGCGTCAGCCCTGCAGGCCCCCGACCTGCGCTGTTCCCCGAGgagggcagctgccagctggatgcccagccagccccagctccagagcagccccagcctgagCTGCCTGACATCGCCCTAGCCAGCAGCACCCATTGCCTGGGAGAGAATAAGACAACCGAGGAGCCTCGTTGTGGGGGTGTGACGGCAACTGCGCTTTACCTGTGGAGCAGTGTGATGACGGCTCTATCCTACCCGAAGGTGCCTGACAAGCACCTCCCACCCCAACACAGGAGCCCCCTGCAAGGCCACTTCCAGAGAGTACCCACTGCCTGTGAGAGATCTAACCGTACcgcccctgctgcagccccaggccaGCCTGGCCCCTTCGGACTTGCTGTGCTTCCAGCTTCTCCGGTGCTCCACTGCCATGCCTGCTCTGCTGGTGTGGGCCCCACGTGGGATGCAGCCCCCAACCGAAAGGACTGGCTGGACCCCCTGGGGCTGAGGCAGTGCTCCTTGCATACTGCCATGGATCTCAGTAGAATCAAGAGCTTCATTTTTCCCAGCTAG
- the SLC23A3 gene encoding solute carrier family 23 member 3 isoform X1, with protein MNGGHCGAPGARSPVLASCSLQKMCFWMLSCCLALQHLAVQASLLCIFHLLLLPTLPEEPSHTQATGELLARSLFACGISTVLQTTLGSRLPLVQIPSFEYLIPAIVLSSHLSLGATVDRNGTAMVSMCPTPHCTVAGGRAASLQEVSGAVLVSGLVQLVLGVSGVCGWAAQHCGPMVLAPSLSIIGLSAYKEAAFFCSTNWGVALLFMVLAVTFSQHVGSCRLPFCAWPQAWGVCMGLSVPTLRMFSVLLPFAGVGTLCAILSHLHIPWESLDLDMAQLSWANSTFHAPWVRIPYAGEWGWPLLTPRALAVGIAMAISCSVNSVGCYVLCGRLLRAPQLPPYACNRGLCTEGLGSLLAGLLGTPGGTAASIANACATGLTQAGSRLSVQVSALVCVVLGMSPRLAGLLTRIPLAVHGGVLCVTYAVAVGMGISYFQYVDIDSGRNIFIVGFTMFMALLVPRWFSAAPAHLATGWVPLDLLFLSLLMVPVFLTGFLSFFLENTVSGTLEERGLLSELVLWKARTGSCHSNGERGEASQAYGLPAGLKRLLPSSCKAFPCCFLCLGSEEEEEKEEEEEGSRATEVGTAAPGEGTHLLPKPGSGEPQLARRLSEMEMPAWHTMA; from the exons atgaATGGGGGCCACTGTGGTGCACCTGGTGCCAGGAGCCCTGTGCTTGcatcctgctccctgcagaagATGTGCTTCTGGATGCTGAGCTGTTGCTTAGCCCTTCAG CACCTAGCCGTGCAGGCCTCCTTGCTCTGCAtcttccacctcctcctgctgcccaccctgcctgaGGAGCCATCCCACACCCAGGCCACCGGTGAACTGCTGGCACGCAGCCTCTTTGCCTGTGGCATCTCCACGGTGCTGCAGACCACCCTGGGGAGCCG gctgccacTGGTTCAAATCCCATCGTTCGAGTACCTGATCCCTGCCATAGTGCTGAGTTCCCACCTGTCCCTTGGTGCCACTGTGGACAGGAATG GCACAGCCATGGTCAGCATGTGCCCTACACCACACTGCACTGTTGCAGGGGGCCGAGCTGCCTCGCTGCAAGAG GTCTCTGGAGCCGTGCTGGTCTCTGGGCTGGttcagctggtgctgggagTGTCCGGTGTGTGCGGgtgggcagcccagcactgtggGCCCATGGTCCTGGCCCCCAGCCTCTCCATCATTGGGCTGTCTGCATACAAGGAGGCTGCTTTTTTCTGCTCCACTAACTGGGGGGTAGCACTGCT GTTCATGGTCCTTGCTGTTACCTTCTCCCAGCACGTGGGATCCTGTCGCCTGCCCTTCTGTGCCTGGCCCCAGGCTTGGGGGGTCTGCATGGGGCTGTCTGTCCCCACCCTTCGCATGTTCTCG GTACTGCTTCCATTTGCTGGTGTCGGCACCCTCTGTGCCATCCTCAGCCACCTCCACATCCCCTGGGAATCACTGGACCTGGACATGGCACAGCTGTCCTGGGCTAACAGCACCTTTCATGCCCCTTGGGTCCGCATCCCCTATGCAG gTGAGTGGGGGTGGCCACTGCTCACCCCTCGGGCATTGGCAGTGGGCATCGCCATGGCCATCAGCTGCAGCGTGAACTCAGTGGGCTGCTACGTGCTGTGCGGGAGGCTGCTGCgagctccccagctgcccccctaTGCCTGCAACCGGGGGCTCTGCACAGAAGGGCTGGGCAGCCtcttggcagggctgctgggcaccCCGGGAGGCACGGCTGCCAGCATCGCCAACGCCTGTGCCACTGGCCTCACACAG GCTGGATCTCGCCTCTCAGTGCAAGTAAGCGCACTGGTGTGCGTGGTGCTGGGCATGTCCCCGAGGCTGGCAGGGCTTCTCACCCGCATCCCACTGGCTGTTCATG GAGGGGTGCTTTGTGTCACCTACGCCGTGGCTGTGGGTATGGGCATCTCCTACTTCCAGTATGTGGACATTGACTCAGGAAGGAACATCTTCATCGTCGGTTTCACCATGTTCATGGCGCTGCTGGTGCCGCGGTGGTTCAGTGCAGCTCCGGCTCACCTGGCCACAG GCTGGGTGCCCCTGgacctcctcttcctctccctgctcaTGGTGCCTGTCTTCTTAACTGGCTTCTTGTCATTTTTCCTGGAGAACACTGTCTCAG GAACCCTGGAGGAGCGAGGGCTGCTCTCAGAGCTGGTGCTGTGGAAAGCCAGGACAGGCAGTTGCCACTCCaatggagagagaggagaagcCAGCCAGGCATATGGGCTCCCTGCTGGGCTGAAGAGGCTGCTGCCATCTTCCTGCAAAGCCTTcccctgctgcttcctctgcctagggagtgaggaagaggaggagaaggaggaagaagaggagggcAGCCGTGCCACAGAGGTGGGCACTGCTGCCCCAGGAGAAGGGACACACCTGCTCCCCAAACCTGGCTCAGGGGAGCCGCAGCTGGCCAGGAGGCTGAGTGAGATGGAGATGCCTGCATGGCACACCATGGCTTGA
- the SLC23A3 gene encoding solute carrier family 23 member 3 isoform X2, which translates to MNGGHCGAPGARSPVLASCSLQKMCFWMLSCCLALQHLAVQASLLCIFHLLLLPTLPEEPSHTQATGELLARSLFACGISTVLQTTLGSRLPLVQIPSFEYLIPAIVLSSHLSLGATVDRNGTAMVSMCPTPHCTVAGGRAASLQEVSGAVLVSGLVQLVLGVSGVCGWAAQHCGPMVLAPSLSIIGLSAYKEAAFFCSTNWGVALLFMVLAVTFSQHVGSCRLPFCAWPQAWGVCMGLSVPTLRMFSVLLPFAGVGTLCAILSHLHIPWESLDLDMAQLSWANSTFHAPWVRIPYAGEWGWPLLTPRALAVGIAMAISCSVNSVGCYVLCGRLLRAPQLPPYACNRGLCTEGLGSLLAGLLGTPGGTAASIANACATGLTQAGSRLSVQVSALVCVVLGMSPRLAGLLTRIPLAVHGWVPLDLLFLSLLMVPVFLTGFLSFFLENTVSGTLEERGLLSELVLWKARTGSCHSNGERGEASQAYGLPAGLKRLLPSSCKAFPCCFLCLGSEEEEEKEEEEEGSRATEVGTAAPGEGTHLLPKPGSGEPQLARRLSEMEMPAWHTMA; encoded by the exons atgaATGGGGGCCACTGTGGTGCACCTGGTGCCAGGAGCCCTGTGCTTGcatcctgctccctgcagaagATGTGCTTCTGGATGCTGAGCTGTTGCTTAGCCCTTCAG CACCTAGCCGTGCAGGCCTCCTTGCTCTGCAtcttccacctcctcctgctgcccaccctgcctgaGGAGCCATCCCACACCCAGGCCACCGGTGAACTGCTGGCACGCAGCCTCTTTGCCTGTGGCATCTCCACGGTGCTGCAGACCACCCTGGGGAGCCG gctgccacTGGTTCAAATCCCATCGTTCGAGTACCTGATCCCTGCCATAGTGCTGAGTTCCCACCTGTCCCTTGGTGCCACTGTGGACAGGAATG GCACAGCCATGGTCAGCATGTGCCCTACACCACACTGCACTGTTGCAGGGGGCCGAGCTGCCTCGCTGCAAGAG GTCTCTGGAGCCGTGCTGGTCTCTGGGCTGGttcagctggtgctgggagTGTCCGGTGTGTGCGGgtgggcagcccagcactgtggGCCCATGGTCCTGGCCCCCAGCCTCTCCATCATTGGGCTGTCTGCATACAAGGAGGCTGCTTTTTTCTGCTCCACTAACTGGGGGGTAGCACTGCT GTTCATGGTCCTTGCTGTTACCTTCTCCCAGCACGTGGGATCCTGTCGCCTGCCCTTCTGTGCCTGGCCCCAGGCTTGGGGGGTCTGCATGGGGCTGTCTGTCCCCACCCTTCGCATGTTCTCG GTACTGCTTCCATTTGCTGGTGTCGGCACCCTCTGTGCCATCCTCAGCCACCTCCACATCCCCTGGGAATCACTGGACCTGGACATGGCACAGCTGTCCTGGGCTAACAGCACCTTTCATGCCCCTTGGGTCCGCATCCCCTATGCAG gTGAGTGGGGGTGGCCACTGCTCACCCCTCGGGCATTGGCAGTGGGCATCGCCATGGCCATCAGCTGCAGCGTGAACTCAGTGGGCTGCTACGTGCTGTGCGGGAGGCTGCTGCgagctccccagctgcccccctaTGCCTGCAACCGGGGGCTCTGCACAGAAGGGCTGGGCAGCCtcttggcagggctgctgggcaccCCGGGAGGCACGGCTGCCAGCATCGCCAACGCCTGTGCCACTGGCCTCACACAG GCTGGATCTCGCCTCTCAGTGCAAGTAAGCGCACTGGTGTGCGTGGTGCTGGGCATGTCCCCGAGGCTGGCAGGGCTTCTCACCCGCATCCCACTGGCTGTTCATG GCTGGGTGCCCCTGgacctcctcttcctctccctgctcaTGGTGCCTGTCTTCTTAACTGGCTTCTTGTCATTTTTCCTGGAGAACACTGTCTCAG GAACCCTGGAGGAGCGAGGGCTGCTCTCAGAGCTGGTGCTGTGGAAAGCCAGGACAGGCAGTTGCCACTCCaatggagagagaggagaagcCAGCCAGGCATATGGGCTCCCTGCTGGGCTGAAGAGGCTGCTGCCATCTTCCTGCAAAGCCTTcccctgctgcttcctctgcctagggagtgaggaagaggaggagaaggaggaagaagaggagggcAGCCGTGCCACAGAGGTGGGCACTGCTGCCCCAGGAGAAGGGACACACCTGCTCCCCAAACCTGGCTCAGGGGAGCCGCAGCTGGCCAGGAGGCTGAGTGAGATGGAGATGCCTGCATGGCACACCATGGCTTGA
- the SLC23A3 gene encoding solute carrier family 23 member 3 isoform X3 produces MVSMCPTPHCTVAGGRAASLQEVSGAVLVSGLVQLVLGVSGVCGWAAQHCGPMVLAPSLSIIGLSAYKEAAFFCSTNWGVALLFMVLAVTFSQHVGSCRLPFCAWPQAWGVCMGLSVPTLRMFSVLLPFAGVGTLCAILSHLHIPWESLDLDMAQLSWANSTFHAPWVRIPYAGEWGWPLLTPRALAVGIAMAISCSVNSVGCYVLCGRLLRAPQLPPYACNRGLCTEGLGSLLAGLLGTPGGTAASIANACATGLTQAGSRLSVQVSALVCVVLGMSPRLAGLLTRIPLAVHGGVLCVTYAVAVGMGISYFQYVDIDSGRNIFIVGFTMFMALLVPRWFSAAPAHLATGWVPLDLLFLSLLMVPVFLTGFLSFFLENTVSGTLEERGLLSELVLWKARTGSCHSNGERGEASQAYGLPAGLKRLLPSSCKAFPCCFLCLGSEEEEEKEEEEEGSRATEVGTAAPGEGTHLLPKPGSGEPQLARRLSEMEMPAWHTMA; encoded by the exons ATGGTCAGCATGTGCCCTACACCACACTGCACTGTTGCAGGGGGCCGAGCTGCCTCGCTGCAAGAG GTCTCTGGAGCCGTGCTGGTCTCTGGGCTGGttcagctggtgctgggagTGTCCGGTGTGTGCGGgtgggcagcccagcactgtggGCCCATGGTCCTGGCCCCCAGCCTCTCCATCATTGGGCTGTCTGCATACAAGGAGGCTGCTTTTTTCTGCTCCACTAACTGGGGGGTAGCACTGCT GTTCATGGTCCTTGCTGTTACCTTCTCCCAGCACGTGGGATCCTGTCGCCTGCCCTTCTGTGCCTGGCCCCAGGCTTGGGGGGTCTGCATGGGGCTGTCTGTCCCCACCCTTCGCATGTTCTCG GTACTGCTTCCATTTGCTGGTGTCGGCACCCTCTGTGCCATCCTCAGCCACCTCCACATCCCCTGGGAATCACTGGACCTGGACATGGCACAGCTGTCCTGGGCTAACAGCACCTTTCATGCCCCTTGGGTCCGCATCCCCTATGCAG gTGAGTGGGGGTGGCCACTGCTCACCCCTCGGGCATTGGCAGTGGGCATCGCCATGGCCATCAGCTGCAGCGTGAACTCAGTGGGCTGCTACGTGCTGTGCGGGAGGCTGCTGCgagctccccagctgcccccctaTGCCTGCAACCGGGGGCTCTGCACAGAAGGGCTGGGCAGCCtcttggcagggctgctgggcaccCCGGGAGGCACGGCTGCCAGCATCGCCAACGCCTGTGCCACTGGCCTCACACAG GCTGGATCTCGCCTCTCAGTGCAAGTAAGCGCACTGGTGTGCGTGGTGCTGGGCATGTCCCCGAGGCTGGCAGGGCTTCTCACCCGCATCCCACTGGCTGTTCATG GAGGGGTGCTTTGTGTCACCTACGCCGTGGCTGTGGGTATGGGCATCTCCTACTTCCAGTATGTGGACATTGACTCAGGAAGGAACATCTTCATCGTCGGTTTCACCATGTTCATGGCGCTGCTGGTGCCGCGGTGGTTCAGTGCAGCTCCGGCTCACCTGGCCACAG GCTGGGTGCCCCTGgacctcctcttcctctccctgctcaTGGTGCCTGTCTTCTTAACTGGCTTCTTGTCATTTTTCCTGGAGAACACTGTCTCAG GAACCCTGGAGGAGCGAGGGCTGCTCTCAGAGCTGGTGCTGTGGAAAGCCAGGACAGGCAGTTGCCACTCCaatggagagagaggagaagcCAGCCAGGCATATGGGCTCCCTGCTGGGCTGAAGAGGCTGCTGCCATCTTCCTGCAAAGCCTTcccctgctgcttcctctgcctagggagtgaggaagaggaggagaaggaggaagaagaggagggcAGCCGTGCCACAGAGGTGGGCACTGCTGCCCCAGGAGAAGGGACACACCTGCTCCCCAAACCTGGCTCAGGGGAGCCGCAGCTGGCCAGGAGGCTGAGTGAGATGGAGATGCCTGCATGGCACACCATGGCTTGA